In one Nitrospira sp. CR1.1 genomic region, the following are encoded:
- a CDS encoding MlaE family lipid ABC transporter permease subunit: MNRPHITESPGESAAVTFVDRRTLRCRGSWTMSGVGRVEQALGVMEWPAGGALRFEGSGIQAFDTGGAVLLSRAVMEARRRGCEVTVEGLRSEHAQLMSLVSAHWDAMMAHVAARPNGATRLRSSISNLVAGLLRGLEFIGDSSIALLRVCSSPARLRWRSALNSLRLDGVNALPITGLLTFLIGVVIAYQGAEQLRKFGTNIFIVDLVGISLLREIAPLIAAILIAGRSGSAYAAHIGTMKVTEELDALRTFGLSPTELLVLPRMLALVVALPLLTVYADVLGVFGGMLIASNQLNVSFTAFLERFEEAVALRHFLIGIGKAPFFAVIIAMAGCYQGFQIRGGVDDVGRHTTISVVQSIFLVIIFDAMCSILLNWWNL, encoded by the coding sequence ATGAATCGCCCTCACATCACGGAGTCTCCGGGGGAGTCGGCTGCGGTGACCTTCGTGGACCGCCGAACCCTGCGGTGTCGTGGCTCGTGGACGATGTCCGGGGTTGGGCGAGTCGAACAGGCCCTCGGGGTGATGGAGTGGCCTGCCGGTGGTGCGTTGAGATTTGAGGGAAGCGGGATACAGGCCTTCGATACGGGCGGGGCTGTGTTGTTGTCCCGGGCGGTCATGGAAGCCCGGCGGCGCGGCTGTGAGGTGACGGTCGAAGGGTTGCGGTCAGAACATGCGCAGCTCATGAGCCTGGTGTCGGCCCACTGGGACGCCATGATGGCCCATGTGGCTGCGCGGCCGAACGGCGCGACGCGGCTCCGATCGTCGATCAGCAATCTGGTCGCCGGACTCCTGCGGGGATTGGAGTTTATCGGCGACAGTTCAATCGCGCTGCTGCGCGTGTGTTCGTCGCCTGCGCGCCTGCGCTGGCGCAGTGCGTTGAACAGCCTTCGGCTCGACGGGGTCAATGCCCTGCCGATTACCGGGCTGCTGACGTTTCTGATCGGGGTCGTGATCGCCTACCAGGGTGCCGAGCAATTACGGAAGTTCGGCACCAATATTTTTATCGTGGATCTGGTGGGGATTTCGTTGCTGCGCGAAATTGCGCCGCTGATCGCAGCCATTTTGATCGCCGGACGGTCAGGGTCGGCCTATGCGGCACACATCGGCACGATGAAGGTGACGGAAGAGCTGGACGCGTTGCGCACGTTCGGGTTGTCGCCCACCGAACTGCTGGTCTTGCCGCGGATGCTCGCGTTGGTCGTGGCGTTGCCGTTGCTGACCGTCTATGCCGATGTGCTGGGTGTGTTCGGCGGCATGTTGATCGCGTCGAATCAGCTGAACGTGAGCTTCACGGCGTTTCTTGAACGGTTCGAGGAGGCGGTGGCCTTGCGGCATTTTCTGATCGGCATCGGCAAGGCGCCGTTTTTTGCCGTCATCATTGCGATGGCCGGCTGTTATCAGGGCTTTCAGATCCGAGGCGGCGTGGATGATGTGGGGCGGCATACGACGATCAGCGTGGTGCAGAGCATTTTTCTGGTGATCATTTTCGACGCGATGTGCAGCATTTTGCTGAACTGGTGGAACCTGTAG
- a CDS encoding ATP-binding cassette domain-containing protein — MSVAVQTEAPVIEVSHVSTQFGPAVVHQDVSLTVVKGEVFAIAGGNGCGKSTLLREIIGLLTPAAGTISLLGCDSRELQQIDGGSLHRRFGVMFQHGALFSSMTLADNVAVPLREHTSLSAGLIREIVALKIALVGLTPDSAAKFPRELSGGMRRRAALARAIVMDPELLFLDEPTAGLDPMIAAGFDELVLDLKRLLGLTVVMVTHDLDSLWRIADRVAVLGEGHVLGMGTMEHLAASDDPAVRNYFHGPRGRAANLNHNGRALPRE; from the coding sequence ATGTCTGTAGCTGTGCAAACTGAGGCTCCCGTGATCGAGGTCAGCCATGTCTCGACGCAATTCGGGCCGGCGGTTGTGCATCAGGATGTGAGCCTCACCGTTGTGAAAGGCGAGGTCTTCGCCATTGCGGGCGGCAACGGTTGCGGAAAATCCACGCTCTTGCGCGAAATCATCGGACTGCTGACTCCTGCTGCCGGAACGATCAGCCTGCTGGGCTGCGACAGCCGCGAGCTTCAACAGATCGACGGGGGCTCCTTGCATCGCCGCTTCGGCGTGATGTTCCAACATGGGGCGTTGTTCAGTTCCATGACGTTGGCGGACAACGTTGCCGTGCCCTTACGGGAGCACACGTCGCTGAGTGCCGGGCTCATCCGGGAGATCGTGGCCTTAAAAATCGCCCTGGTCGGCTTAACGCCTGACAGTGCCGCGAAATTCCCGCGCGAACTCAGCGGCGGCATGAGGCGGCGCGCCGCGTTGGCCCGCGCTATTGTCATGGACCCTGAGCTGTTGTTCCTCGACGAACCCACGGCCGGGTTGGATCCGATGATCGCCGCCGGCTTTGATGAGTTGGTGCTTGACCTGAAGCGATTGTTAGGGCTGACCGTCGTGATGGTCACCCATGATCTTGATTCGTTGTGGCGCATCGCGGATCGAGTGGCGGTGCTGGGAGAGGGGCATGTGCTGGGTATGGGGACCATGGAGCATCTGGCGGCCTCGGACGACCCGGCCGTCCGGAATTATTTTCACGGTCCGCGGGGGCGCGCCGCGAATCTGAACCACAACGGGAGGGCGCTGCCTCGCGAATGA
- a CDS encoding phospholipid carrier-dependent glycosyltransferase, producing MNQAAMDERQGQTAGSRRYVEMMVLALVGGWAYFANLHLSLLEGSEGLYAGIAGEMARRGQFFDLTYQGIPYFNKPPLFFWLLNVSTSIWGDHEIALRLPGSLAAVGTILLTYVLGSQLMSSRAGFWAALVVATSHVFIWYGRRVLFDSTLTFLVTLALFAWIQVQILGRSSRWYLAAFLSMALGAMLKEMHGFFLPLLIMVLYVVIQRDARMVRDRFFWIGLAGAVALLAWYAQLLSAGYQHHFLLESAVKSIWSSGLSGAAGTAKDGHPIYWYLGMMWADFFPWCALLPSALVLLWAQRPLRSHPTELLLLVWVLGLFTAFSLATLKREPYLTTMVPGIGLMIGYLYHRSGSSSEGPEPMSPLLRVFLVILALVFIGGMFFGAAPLRRRWLVSEPVVSPVFVVIMVSLAGMLLYAAITARLRFALRMVGVLAVAYVVLVVNYVFPAIDQAASPRKATEELKSMAKETGPAMFLYIPGWPKNEDAVYYLKRDSVVRDLPDEEAVRHAVRTQGPIRVITEESHLVFLQRQAGLAVETLQEFRQPGRKHLYLLSIQAQG from the coding sequence ATGAACCAGGCAGCGATGGACGAGCGTCAGGGGCAGACGGCAGGAAGCCGGCGGTATGTCGAGATGATGGTGCTGGCTCTTGTCGGCGGCTGGGCCTATTTTGCCAACCTCCACCTGTCGCTGCTGGAAGGCAGCGAAGGGCTGTATGCGGGCATCGCCGGAGAGATGGCCCGCCGGGGACAATTTTTCGACCTCACCTATCAAGGCATTCCCTACTTCAATAAGCCGCCGCTGTTTTTTTGGCTGCTCAATGTGTCGACATCAATCTGGGGAGACCACGAAATCGCCTTGCGCCTTCCCGGTTCGCTGGCCGCGGTGGGCACCATCCTGCTGACGTATGTGCTGGGGAGCCAGTTGATGTCGTCGAGAGCCGGGTTCTGGGCGGCGCTGGTGGTGGCCACCAGCCATGTTTTTATCTGGTATGGGCGCCGCGTGTTGTTCGACTCGACATTGACGTTTCTGGTCACCCTGGCTCTCTTCGCCTGGATTCAGGTTCAGATCCTGGGGCGCAGTTCACGATGGTATCTGGCCGCATTCCTCAGTATGGCACTCGGAGCGATGCTCAAGGAGATGCATGGATTTTTCCTGCCCCTTCTGATCATGGTTCTGTATGTCGTGATTCAACGCGACGCCCGGATGGTGCGCGACAGATTCTTCTGGATCGGCCTGGCAGGGGCCGTGGCCTTGCTGGCGTGGTACGCGCAACTTCTGAGTGCAGGGTACCAGCATCATTTTTTACTGGAGAGTGCCGTCAAATCCATCTGGAGTAGCGGCTTGTCCGGAGCGGCCGGAACTGCGAAGGACGGGCATCCTATCTACTGGTATCTGGGCATGATGTGGGCTGATTTTTTCCCCTGGTGCGCGCTGCTGCCCTCCGCCCTCGTGCTGTTGTGGGCACAGCGGCCGTTGCGCTCGCATCCCACGGAGCTGTTATTGCTGGTGTGGGTTCTGGGTCTTTTCACGGCGTTCAGCCTGGCCACGCTCAAACGGGAGCCCTATCTGACGACCATGGTGCCCGGCATCGGCTTGATGATCGGCTATTTGTATCATCGGTCCGGTTCTTCCTCCGAAGGCCCTGAGCCCATGTCTCCGTTGTTGAGAGTGTTCCTGGTGATCCTGGCCCTCGTCTTCATCGGGGGAATGTTCTTCGGCGCTGCACCGTTGCGCCGTCGTTGGCTCGTATCGGAACCGGTCGTGTCTCCTGTATTCGTCGTGATCATGGTCTCCCTGGCCGGGATGCTGCTGTATGCGGCCATCACAGCCCGTCTCCGGTTCGCGCTTCGTATGGTCGGTGTGCTTGCGGTGGCTTACGTAGTGCTGGTGGTGAACTATGTCTTTCCGGCGATCGATCAGGCTGCTTCACCGCGAAAGGCCACAGAAGAGCTCAAATCCATGGCGAAGGAAACGGGCCCCGCCATGTTTCTGTACATTCCCGGTTGGCCGAAGAACGAAGATGCCGTGTACTACCTGAAGCGGGACTCAGTGGTGCGTGATCTCCCTGATGAGGAAGCGGTGCGTCATGCAGTGCGTACGCAGGGGCCTATCCGGGTCATTACGGAAGAATCGCACCTGGTCTTCCTGCAAAGGCAGGCCGGACTGGCCGTCGAAACACTTCAGGAGTTCCGGCAGCCAGGCCGCAAGCATCTGTATCTGCTGTCCATCCAGGCGCAAGGCTGA